A window of candidate division KSB1 bacterium contains these coding sequences:
- a CDS encoding MerR family transcriptional regulator — protein sequence MSSLNLDTESRFKIRQVAAQLGIAVETIRMYERAGLLLPRRTASGQRVFSEADIHWIACLRRLLTERGLNLEGIRRMLALLPCWQIKPCSEIERNNCPAYLNAMQPCWMVKPQVAGACRTLPCHDCNVYKSAQHCDNLKALLRRYMAPCQQ from the coding sequence ATGTCCAGTCTGAACCTCGACACGGAGTCCCGCTTCAAAATCCGGCAGGTGGCCGCACAACTCGGTATTGCGGTGGAGACCATCCGCATGTACGAGCGCGCGGGACTGCTTCTGCCGCGGCGCACCGCCAGCGGACAGCGCGTGTTCAGCGAGGCCGACATACACTGGATCGCCTGCCTCCGCCGGTTGCTCACCGAGCGCGGTCTCAACCTCGAGGGCATTCGTCGCATGCTGGCATTGCTGCCCTGCTGGCAGATCAAGCCGTGCAGCGAAATCGAGAGGAACAACTGTCCGGCATATTTGAACGCCATGCAGCCGTGTTGGATGGTCAAGCCGCAGGTGGCGGGTGCCTGCCGGACACTCCCCTGCCACGATTGCAACGTGTACAAAAGCGCGCAGCATTGCGACAATCTCAAGGCGCTCCTGCGCCGGTACATGGCGCCCTGCCAGCAATGA